AGCTAGTTCATCTGCAGATAACGAGTCATCTTCAATCAGTCAAATCAGCTTTGTCTCATCCAAGATACAAGCAGCCATTGATATACTGAATTCAATCATTAACTTGAATGCCCTTACTGAAAGTGATACAATGGAATCAAACCGAAGTGGAGTAGCCCCTGTGAAAGCCATTGTCTTTTCCCAGTGGACTGGCATGTTGGATTTGCTGGAGAATTCACTGAATACCAATCTTATACAGTACAGGAGACTAGATGGAACAATGTCTCTCAATTTAAGAGATAAGGCTGTGAAGGATTTTAACACTGACCCAGAGGTCATTTGATATGTTTGTTTTTTCATGCCTTTTGTTTCTTTTACATTTTCCAGACATACTAAGCAGAAGTTTTTTCTTTCTTCAGGTTAGAGTTATGATTATGTCACTGAAAGCTGGTAATCTTGGTCTCAACATGGTTGCTGCTTGCCATGTAAttctccttgatctctggtGGAACCCTTATGCTGAGGACCAGGCAATTGATAGGGCACACAGGATTGGGCAGACTAGGCCTGTTACTGTATCACGCTTGACCGTTAAAGATACTGTGGAAGATCGTATTTTAGCTCTGCAGGTAATAATTCTGGTTAAAGTTTTGCTGCTGAAGTGCTGATACATCTTTTCCCGTGCTTACAGCCCATTTACCTGATATTTTTTTGAGCATGAGTGCTATGCATTAACATTGTTGTACACAAATGTTATTTAATCACGTAATGTTTTTTTAAGATGACTACAGTCAATAGATGTTTAGTTGGGGAACTGTTCCTACATCCCATTGGGCCTTCAGATTAACCTGTACTGTGTCCTCTGTACTCTCATTATTGAAAGGGAGAGCTCCTaccattttttttaaagatgTTTAGTTGGCCACATAATGTGGCCCTTAGGGAGAATTGCATGATAACCTGATAGGTGCTTGAACCATGTCTAGGGGGCCAAGCAAGTGTAACCCAGTTTAATTTAAGCACTTGCACTACCATGGGAAGTGATCTCATCTCCTATCAATAGGAGTATGTCAACTCTAATAGTAACAACTGTTCTTAGTAAATTTCTGTTACTTTGGCTCAGCTGACCCAGATCCTTGCTTGTTCAACAGGAGGAAAAGAGAGCCATGGTGAACTCTGCTTTTGGTGAAGACAAATCTGGTGGCCACGCGACCCGGCTCACCGTCGAAGACCTGCGGTACCTATTTAGGATATGATCGGTGAGGGAACCCTCAATGCCTCGGGTCAACTTGCCAGGGCACGATGCGTTGTACTAGCTTGTATAATCTTATAATCCGGCAAAAGCTGTGTACCGTTGTGTGAGCCGAGGCCCATATGGGCCCATCTCCTCGCACGCCTTGCTGCAGCCCCAGTTTTGGTGGTGCTCAGATTGCTAGATGTGTAATGTAGGGCTAGATAGCATGTGTAATATAACCCCCCCAACCCACCCCGCCTGGGCATGGAGGAGAGTTCCGCGGTGCCTCTGCTATATGCTTTTCTCCCCTGTGAGGAGTCAGCCTAATGTATATTCATATTCAGTTATTCACCATGTATGCTGGTGACTTGCAATGAGTTGTTTTTAGCTCGAGATGTGGAACTCAGATATGCCACAGTGGTCGTGCTCTGTGGGTCCTGTCTGTCATCTGCCAGCTGGTGAGCCTTTTGTACCTTGTGTGTGGTGTCCTTGTGGCATGTGCTGTGCCACTGTCAGTCTCAGTAGGAGTTTcatttgaggccttgtttagttcatctcgaaatccaaaaagttttcaagattacctatcacatcgaattttgcggcacatgcatgaagcattaaatatagacgaaaataaaaactaaccacacagtttgcatgtaaatcgcgagacgaatcttttgatcctagttagtttatgattggacaatatttgtcaaataaaaacgaaagtgctacagtagtgaaatctgaattttttttgaaactaaacaaggtctgagTTTTATTCACATTAAATAAGCTGCCACATAGTCATTTTGGATGACAGGTAAGAGAGAAGAAATGAATtttatctagatgaaactctctttGCACGATTATCAACTCTGTGAGTCTTGAAATTAAATGTCTATAAAACTATGAATGAAACTCTCAGTGGGTGTTCTATCGACACCCTTAAAAACAAAACAACCTTATGAAACTGGTCTAAACGTTGCTGGGAGGCGCGAGGTTGCCTATTCACTGACCGTGGGTCCCACGTGAACTGAGCCCACAAGTTCGTCGTCTGCCGTTGCGTTCATAAAGCGTGCTCTGCTCCCCTCACCgttcaaatttcaaatttctTCTGCACGCTTTCCACCCACGAAGAGACGGTAGTATCGCAGGAGAGCCCGAGTCGGCCATGGCGAGGCCGAGAGCTACCACCACCGCAGCCTCCTCCAAGCCCAAGCCGAAGGCCAAGCCCAGGTCCAGGGCCAAGCCCAAGGTGGCGACGCCCAGCCCCGTCTCCCTGCTCTCCTCCGGCGTCTCCTCGCCTTCCGCGTGCCGCACGCCGtcccctgccgccgccgccgccgccgccgatctCAGCTTCCGCCTCTCGCCGTCGTCCCCGCCGGCGAAACCCGGGACCAGGAACTCTTCGCCCCTCGCCGCCCCCGCTGCCACGTCCACCATCGGAGACCTGAGGAGCCTCGCCGCGTCCCACCTCGAATCCCTCAAGCGCCGCCTCGACGCGCTCCACGGCGACTACGTCCGCGACCTCGAGGCCTTCCACTCTCGCATCTCCAAGCGCGTCAAGGTAGCTGGTCTCCGTTCCCTGCATCTGCATATCTCGCTCGCTCTCTCCTTTGGTTGCTTCGTCGAGTTCATCATGTGTGGATGTGTGATAGTGATGACTGATGCCATCTTCTCCCCGCGTGCCCTGCGCTCAGATGCAGTCCCACGGCTGCCTGCAGCTGGCGGAGGAAGCGGacaaggagcagaagaagatggCCGACAAGATCGCCGAGCATGCCGAGTTGGTGAAGGTACCCCCCGATCTCGTTCCCTTACGTTTGCCATCGCTATTCCATCATAGACGTAACTGACTCTGTTATTGCTGGTCGCTTGTGTTGACCTGAATTCTGAATTTTCTGGTGCTTTTCCGTGAATCGCAGACCTCGTACAAGAAGTTCGTGGCTGAGGTGCAGGCATCCACATCTCGTGGTACTTTTGCAGACGGAAACAACATATTTCTCTGA
This window of the Sorghum bicolor cultivar BTx623 chromosome 7, Sorghum_bicolor_NCBIv3, whole genome shotgun sequence genome carries:
- the LOC8069689 gene encoding uncharacterized protein LOC8069689 codes for the protein MARPRATTTAASSKPKPKAKPRSRAKPKVATPSPVSLLSSGVSSPSACRTPSPAAAAAAADLSFRLSPSSPPAKPGTRNSSPLAAPAATSTIGDLRSLAASHLESLKRRLDALHGDYVRDLEAFHSRISKRVKMQSHGCLQLAEEADKEQKKMADKIAEHAELVKTSYKKFVAEVQASTSRVCKVTVPEMAKSAERTIDGLRSRYNISATPSA